The following are encoded together in the Saliniramus fredricksonii genome:
- the mobA gene encoding molybdenum cofactor guanylyltransferase MobA has protein sequence MSANAHPQTIGVLLAGGLARRMGGGDKPLREIGGRSILARVIERMRPQCGALILNANGDPQRFGFTGLPVVADDIPDFAGPLAGILAALDHVAAQHPEIAYVASVAADTPFLPRDYVSRLHAAREAAGVPLACAESDGRTHPVNGLWSVALRADLRHALVVEDMRKIDRWTARHGVAHAAWPVTPVDPFFNANSPEDIDEAEALIARHGEI, from the coding sequence ATGAGCGCGAACGCGCATCCGCAAACCATCGGCGTCCTGCTCGCAGGCGGCCTCGCGCGGCGCATGGGTGGCGGGGACAAGCCTTTGCGCGAGATCGGCGGGCGCAGCATCCTCGCCCGCGTGATCGAGCGGATGAGGCCGCAATGCGGCGCGCTGATCCTCAACGCCAATGGCGATCCACAGCGCTTCGGCTTCACCGGGCTCCCGGTCGTGGCCGACGATATCCCCGATTTCGCCGGCCCGCTGGCCGGCATCCTCGCCGCGCTCGATCATGTGGCAGCGCAGCACCCCGAAATCGCGTACGTGGCTTCGGTCGCCGCCGATACGCCATTCCTGCCGCGCGATTACGTTTCACGGCTGCATGCGGCGCGCGAAGCAGCCGGGGTGCCGCTTGCCTGTGCCGAGAGCGATGGGCGTACGCATCCCGTGAATGGCTTGTGGAGCGTGGCTCTGCGCGCCGATCTGCGCCATGCGCTCGTCGTGGAGGATATGCGCAAGATCGACCGCTGGACGGCGCGCCACGGCGTCGCCCATGCGGCCTGGCCGGTCACGCCGGTGGATCCGTTCTTCAACGCCAACAGCCCCGAGGATATCGACGAGGCCGAGGCGCTGATCGCCCGTCACGGCGAGATCTGA
- a CDS encoding ABC transporter ATP-binding protein, with translation MAEKIANLFGAGLEDQVVRAVDDVNLSVAKGEVVGLVGESGCGKSTLGRVIAGILEASAGTVKYHGKEVSKMVGTERRATDLAIQMIFQDPMASLNPRMRVVDIIGEAPVVHGIIRRNEIDGYVSEVMRKVGLDPATRMRYPHQFSGGQRARIGIARALAVNPKVLVCDESTAALDVSIQAQVLNLFMDLRRELDLTYVFVSHDLGVVEHISDRVAVMYLGRIVELAGTDAIFERPNHPYTRALLDEVPRLDAKKKHFTALKGEIPSPLTPPPGCHFHPRCPFAFDRCRQERPALKDVGKGRLSACHLNDTPEGNPLMRENAPAVG, from the coding sequence ATGGCGGAGAAGATCGCCAATCTGTTCGGGGCCGGCCTCGAGGATCAGGTGGTCCGCGCCGTCGATGACGTGAATCTGAGCGTCGCCAAAGGCGAGGTCGTCGGGCTCGTGGGCGAATCGGGCTGCGGCAAATCCACCCTCGGCCGGGTCATCGCCGGCATTCTCGAGGCGAGTGCAGGCACCGTGAAATATCACGGCAAGGAAGTCAGCAAGATGGTCGGGACCGAGCGCCGTGCCACGGATCTCGCCATCCAGATGATCTTTCAGGATCCGATGGCATCGCTCAATCCGCGCATGCGCGTGGTGGACATCATCGGCGAGGCGCCGGTCGTGCACGGCATCATCCGCCGCAACGAGATCGACGGCTATGTCTCGGAGGTGATGCGCAAGGTCGGGCTCGATCCGGCGACCCGCATGCGCTATCCGCACCAGTTTTCCGGCGGCCAGAGGGCGCGTATCGGTATTGCGCGGGCACTCGCGGTCAACCCGAAAGTGCTGGTCTGCGACGAATCCACCGCCGCCCTCGACGTCTCGATCCAGGCGCAGGTGCTGAACCTGTTCATGGATCTGCGGCGCGAGCTCGACCTGACCTATGTCTTCGTCAGCCATGATCTCGGCGTGGTCGAGCACATTTCCGACCGCGTGGCGGTGATGTATCTCGGGCGCATCGTCGAGCTCGCGGGGACCGATGCGATCTTCGAACGCCCCAACCATCCCTATACGCGCGCCTTGCTCGACGAGGTTCCCCGCCTCGATGCGAAGAAGAAACACTTCACCGCGCTCAAGGGAGAAATTCCCTCGCCACTGACGCCACCGCCCGGCTGTCATTTCCATCCCCGCTGCCCCTTCGCCTTCGACCGCTGCCGTCAGGAGCGCCCCGCCCTCAAGGATGTGGGCAAGGGCCGGCTCTCGGCCTGCCACCTCAACGACACGCCCGAAGGCAATCCGCTGATGCGGGAGAATGCCCCCGCCGTCGGCTGA
- a CDS encoding ABC transporter ATP-binding protein — translation MSKAVLDVKDLSVTFRTREGLVTAVNDISFTVSAGEVLGLVGESGSGKSVTGLAVLGLIDPPGQISPRSSITVNGRELVGLPEEQLRRVRGKDVAMIFQDPMTTLNPVLRIDTQMIEAIRAHEKISEKAARERARRALEKVGIPSADERLKAYPGQFSGGMRQRVAIATALLNRPTVLVADEPTTALDVTIQAQILSEVQDLCAETGTALVWITHDLSVVAGLADRVAVMYAGRIVEEGPVGSVLEAPIHPYAAGLIGSVPSRNKRGEPLAQIRGMTPSLGNLPQGCPFAPRCDHATEICQTTMPEATPYEGGRAARCHHPLSSPTPAAA, via the coding sequence ATGAGCAAGGCCGTCCTCGATGTCAAAGACCTGTCGGTCACGTTCCGCACCCGCGAGGGGCTGGTCACGGCCGTCAATGATATCAGCTTTACCGTGAGCGCCGGCGAGGTTCTGGGGCTCGTCGGCGAATCCGGCTCGGGCAAATCCGTCACCGGCCTCGCCGTGCTCGGCCTGATCGATCCGCCCGGCCAGATCAGTCCGCGCTCCTCCATCACGGTGAACGGGCGCGAGCTCGTCGGCCTGCCGGAAGAGCAGTTGCGGCGTGTGCGCGGCAAGGATGTCGCGATGATCTTTCAGGATCCGATGACAACGCTCAACCCCGTGCTGCGCATCGATACGCAGATGATCGAAGCCATCCGTGCCCATGAGAAGATCTCCGAGAAGGCCGCGCGGGAACGGGCGCGTCGGGCGCTGGAGAAAGTCGGCATCCCCTCCGCCGACGAGCGTCTCAAGGCCTATCCGGGTCAGTTTTCCGGCGGCATGCGCCAGCGTGTGGCCATCGCGACCGCGCTGCTCAACCGCCCGACCGTGCTGGTCGCCGACGAGCCGACCACGGCGCTCGATGTCACCATCCAGGCGCAGATCCTTTCCGAGGTGCAGGATCTGTGCGCCGAGACCGGAACGGCGCTCGTCTGGATCACGCATGACCTTTCCGTCGTGGCCGGCCTCGCCGACCGCGTTGCGGTGATGTATGCTGGGCGGATCGTCGAGGAGGGGCCGGTCGGCTCCGTGCTCGAAGCGCCGATTCATCCCTATGCCGCCGGGCTGATCGGCTCCGTTCCCAGTCGCAACAAGCGCGGCGAACCGCTCGCACAGATCCGCGGCATGACGCCCTCACTGGGCAATCTGCCGCAGGGCTGCCCCTTCGCGCCGCGCTGCGATCATGCCACCGAGATCTGTCAAACGACCATGCCGGAAGCCACGCCCTATGAGGGCGGACGCGCCGCGCGCTGCCATCATCCGCTGTCGTCGCCGACGCCTGCGGCCGCTTGA
- a CDS encoding ABC transporter permease: MTDTIEKAVTQPSATNPPRPVEQGESLLRRHVAAFFESMTATIGLVVLVILVVAAFTAPLWAPQNPYDLATLSIMDNMLPPGERLDTGMLAILGTDDQGRDMFSAVLYGMQISLTVGASSVLIAAIIGASVGVFAAYMGGRTESFLMRVVDLQLSFPAILVALVLLAVFGRGVDKVIIALIIVQWAYYARTVRGSALVEKRREYIEAARCLSLPARRLVFKHLLPNCLPPLIVVATVQVANAIALEATLSFLGVGVPVTEPSLGMLIANGYGYLLSGTYWISTFPGVALVILIVAINLVGDRLRDVLNPRLSR; encoded by the coding sequence ATGACCGATACGATCGAAAAGGCCGTCACGCAGCCATCTGCCACGAACCCGCCACGTCCCGTCGAGCAGGGCGAGAGCCTGCTGCGCCGGCATGTCGCTGCTTTCTTCGAGAGCATGACGGCGACGATCGGGCTGGTGGTTCTGGTGATCCTCGTCGTCGCCGCCTTCACCGCACCGCTCTGGGCCCCGCAGAATCCCTATGATCTGGCGACCCTGTCGATCATGGACAACATGCTGCCCCCCGGCGAGCGGCTCGATACCGGCATGCTCGCCATTCTCGGAACGGATGACCAGGGCCGCGACATGTTCTCCGCCGTCCTCTACGGCATGCAGATCTCGCTGACGGTCGGCGCTTCCTCGGTGCTGATCGCCGCCATCATCGGCGCATCGGTGGGCGTCTTCGCCGCCTATATGGGCGGGCGCACCGAGAGCTTCCTGATGCGCGTCGTCGATCTCCAGCTCTCCTTTCCCGCGATCCTGGTGGCACTCGTGCTGCTCGCCGTGTTCGGGCGGGGCGTCGACAAGGTGATCATCGCACTGATCATCGTGCAATGGGCCTATTATGCGCGCACCGTGCGCGGCTCGGCCCTGGTGGAGAAGCGCCGCGAATACATCGAAGCCGCGCGCTGCCTGTCGCTGCCCGCGCGCCGGCTCGTCTTCAAGCACCTTCTGCCAAACTGCCTGCCGCCGCTGATCGTCGTGGCGACGGTGCAGGTCGCCAATGCCATCGCGCTGGAAGCGACACTGTCCTTCCTCGGGGTCGGCGTGCCGGTCACCGAGCCCTCACTCGGCATGCTGATCGCCAATGGTTACGGCTATCTGCTTTCGGGAACCTACTGGATCTCCACCTTCCCCGGTGTGGCGCTGGTGATCCTGATCGTGGCGATCAACCTCGTCGGTGACCGCTTGCGCGATGTGCTCAATCCCAGGCTCTCGCGCTAG
- a CDS encoding ABC transporter permease, giving the protein MLVYLIRRIGQSALVVAVMATLVFLAVYAVGDPVAILANPDADEQEIQAITARLGLDRPLWEQFGVFIWNALQGDLGSSFVYAQPAVDVILQRFPATMELALVALILSILLGVPLGVIAGLKPESLLGRSIMTTSIFGFSLPNFWLGLMLILLFAVQLRWLPASGRGETVEIFGLQLSMFTWDGLRHLFLPALTLSLYKASLVIRIAQAGTREVMLQDYVRFARAKGLSRNRIVFVHVLKNMMIPVVTVLGLELGSMIAFAVVTETVFAYPGMGKLLIDSINRLDRPVIVAYLMLTVVVFVIINLVVDLLYAAIDPRVRLTESKG; this is encoded by the coding sequence ATGCTGGTTTATCTCATTCGTCGTATCGGCCAGTCCGCACTGGTTGTGGCCGTCATGGCCACACTGGTTTTCCTGGCCGTCTACGCCGTCGGCGATCCGGTGGCGATCCTGGCCAATCCGGATGCGGATGAGCAGGAGATCCAGGCGATCACCGCGCGGCTGGGCCTTGATCGCCCGCTCTGGGAGCAGTTCGGCGTGTTCATCTGGAACGCGCTCCAGGGCGATCTCGGAAGCTCGTTCGTCTATGCGCAGCCCGCCGTCGACGTGATCCTCCAGCGCTTCCCCGCGACGATGGAACTGGCGCTGGTGGCGCTGATCCTCTCGATCCTGCTCGGTGTGCCGCTGGGCGTCATTGCCGGCCTCAAGCCCGAATCGCTGCTCGGTCGTTCGATCATGACGACTTCGATCTTCGGCTTCTCACTGCCGAATTTCTGGCTCGGCCTGATGCTGATCCTGCTCTTTGCCGTGCAGCTGCGCTGGCTGCCGGCGAGCGGACGCGGGGAGACCGTCGAGATTTTCGGCTTGCAGCTTTCGATGTTCACATGGGACGGGCTGCGCCATCTCTTCCTTCCAGCGTTGACGCTCTCGCTCTACAAGGCCTCGCTGGTGATCCGCATCGCCCAGGCCGGCACGCGGGAGGTGATGCTGCAGGATTACGTGCGCTTCGCCCGCGCCAAGGGCCTGTCGCGCAACCGCATCGTCTTCGTGCACGTGCTCAAGAACATGATGATCCCGGTGGTCACGGTGCTCGGCCTCGAGCTCGGCTCGATGATCGCCTTCGCCGTGGTGACGGAGACGGTCTTCGCCTATCCCGGCATGGGCAAGCTGCTGATCGATTCGATCAACCGCCTCGATCGCCCGGTGATCGTGGCCTATCTGATGCTGACCGTCGTCGTCTTCGTCATCATCAATCTCGTCGTCGATCTGCTCTATGCAGCGATCGATCCCCGCGTGCGCCTGACCGAATCGAAGGGCTGA
- a CDS encoding ABC transporter substrate-binding protein: MKHGIARLALPLALLAAAPATAADLRIGLSSEPSSMDPHFHNLGPNNALRQHIFQSLTYSDENMLIQPSLATAWEATTDTTWEFTLRDDVSFSNGDAFSAEDVIYSICRVPMVEGSPSSFTSFVRDIVGVEVDGSTITFTTDGPSPLLPTNMSSVAMLNASVYGGEGVEFSADGCANMGDLPASTDFSSPETAIGTGPYTLENFVPGDRIELTRNADYWDGTPSWDNVTLRPIANPGARVAALLAGDVDVIETPPIQDFDTIREAGFQIDQGLSNRVIYLHMDSGEDVPPGVSGTDGVNPFADVRVREAISKAINRDAIVERVMGGVAVPAGELLPYPLFGTREDAEPDVYDPERSAELLEEAGFGDGFEITLSSPNDRYINDERVAQAVAQFLSRIGIRTGVDAMTASTFFSSRNNQEFGMWLAGWGAASGEMANSLTALVATRDPDTGMGSTNRQRYSNPAIDALVMEARRTVDDDAREEILQRASIMAMEDYATVPLHFEVTPWAFAEGLELTPRVDQYTIAMMVRPAE, from the coding sequence ATGAAGCACGGCATTGCAAGATTGGCCCTGCCGCTGGCCCTGTTGGCCGCGGCGCCCGCGACAGCCGCCGATCTGCGGATCGGTCTGAGTTCGGAGCCGTCCTCGATGGACCCGCATTTCCACAATCTGGGGCCGAACAACGCGCTGCGTCAGCACATTTTCCAGTCGCTGACCTATTCCGACGAGAACATGCTGATCCAGCCTTCGCTGGCCACGGCATGGGAAGCGACGACCGACACGACCTGGGAATTCACCCTGCGTGACGACGTGAGCTTCTCCAATGGCGATGCATTCTCGGCCGAGGATGTGATCTATTCGATCTGCCGCGTGCCGATGGTCGAGGGCTCGCCCTCCTCCTTCACCAGCTTCGTGCGCGACATCGTCGGCGTGGAGGTCGACGGTTCGACCATCACCTTCACCACGGACGGCCCGTCGCCGCTTTTGCCGACCAACATGTCCTCGGTGGCGATGCTCAACGCCTCGGTCTATGGCGGCGAGGGCGTGGAATTCTCCGCCGATGGCTGCGCCAATATGGGCGATCTGCCGGCTTCGACGGATTTCTCGAGCCCCGAGACGGCGATCGGTACCGGCCCCTACACGCTGGAGAACTTCGTGCCGGGCGACCGTATCGAACTCACCCGCAACGCCGATTACTGGGACGGCACGCCGAGCTGGGACAACGTCACCCTGCGCCCGATCGCCAATCCGGGTGCCCGCGTCGCGGCGCTGCTCGCCGGTGACGTGGACGTCATCGAGACGCCGCCGATCCAGGATTTCGACACCATCCGCGAGGCCGGTTTCCAGATCGACCAGGGCCTGTCGAACCGTGTCATCTATCTGCACATGGATAGCGGCGAAGACGTGCCCCCGGGCGTGTCGGGTACCGATGGCGTCAATCCGTTTGCCGATGTGCGCGTGCGCGAGGCCATCTCCAAGGCGATCAACCGCGACGCCATCGTCGAGCGCGTGATGGGCGGCGTGGCCGTGCCGGCGGGCGAGCTTCTGCCTTATCCGCTGTTTGGTACCCGCGAAGACGCCGAGCCGGACGTGTATGATCCCGAGCGTTCGGCCGAGCTCCTGGAAGAGGCCGGCTTCGGTGACGGTTTCGAGATCACGCTCTCGTCTCCCAACGACCGCTACATCAACGACGAGCGCGTGGCCCAGGCCGTGGCGCAGTTCCTGTCGCGGATCGGCATTCGCACGGGTGTCGATGCAATGACGGCCTCGACCTTCTTCTCCAGCCGCAACAACCAGGAATTCGGCATGTGGCTGGCCGGCTGGGGGGCGGCTTCGGGTGAGATGGCCAACTCGCTCACGGCGCTGGTCGCGACCCGCGATCCCGATACCGGCATGGGTTCGACCAACCGGCAGCGTTATTCCAACCCCGCCATCGACGCGCTCGTCATGGAAGCCCGCCGCACCGTCGACGACGATGCCCGCGAGGAAATCCTGCAACGCGCCTCGATCATGGCAATGGAAGACTACGCCACCGTGCCGCTGCACTTCGAGGTCACCCCCTGGGCCTTCGCAGAAGGTCTGGAACTCACGCCCCGCGTCGACCAGTACACCATCGCCATGATGGTCCGCCCCGCCGAGTGA
- a CDS encoding LysR family transcriptional regulator, producing the protein MENEEDGGRSSRPSVRELEVLHAVITTRKTTAAAQRLGVSQPAVSRAIGALEARLGRDLFVRDGGRLVPTADAFALDAEAAPIFAALARLSNWPNTPSVGTLLRIFSTPTIAHTFLAPMVTRFLQVEPDTRIQMEIGRSDDAVGSVADGTTDLGVLDVKAAHLGVRAEPFRQSVAHVLMPSDHPLAEKETIRPTDIGDSPMIAVTRRFSARARLERAFAEEGIEPRTVLESGTVQFLLEMVRAGVGIAVINPFPIAYVAGSGLVFRPFEPMIEYETSFVFPAVGGNLPVARRFVDFVRAEQMNLVPAA; encoded by the coding sequence ATGGAAAACGAAGAGGATGGCGGGCGCTCCTCCCGTCCGAGCGTGCGCGAACTGGAAGTGCTGCATGCGGTGATCACCACGCGAAAGACGACCGCTGCTGCACAACGATTGGGTGTTTCGCAGCCGGCCGTGTCACGGGCGATCGGGGCGCTGGAGGCGCGTCTGGGGCGCGATCTGTTCGTCCGCGATGGCGGGCGCCTCGTCCCGACTGCCGACGCCTTCGCCCTCGACGCCGAAGCCGCGCCAATCTTCGCGGCTCTGGCGCGGCTGTCGAACTGGCCGAACACGCCCAGCGTCGGAACCCTGCTGCGCATCTTCAGCACGCCGACCATTGCCCATACGTTTCTCGCGCCGATGGTGACGCGTTTTCTCCAGGTCGAGCCCGATACGCGGATCCAGATGGAGATCGGACGCTCCGATGACGCCGTTGGATCCGTCGCCGACGGCACCACGGATCTCGGCGTGCTCGACGTGAAGGCGGCGCATCTCGGTGTGCGGGCCGAGCCGTTCCGGCAATCCGTCGCGCACGTGCTGATGCCCTCCGATCATCCGCTCGCGGAAAAGGAGACGATTCGGCCTACCGATATCGGTGATTCGCCGATGATCGCCGTCACGCGGCGCTTCTCGGCCCGCGCGCGGCTGGAGCGCGCCTTTGCGGAAGAGGGTATCGAGCCACGTACGGTGCTTGAATCGGGAACGGTACAATTCCTGCTGGAGATGGTGCGTGCAGGTGTCGGGATTGCCGTTATCAATCCGTTCCCGATCGCCTATGTTGCGGGTTCGGGGCTGGTCTTCCGGCCGTTCGAGCCGATGATCGAATACGAGACGTCCTTCGTGTTCCCGGCGGTCGGCGGAAACCTTCCGGTGGCACGGCGGTTCGTCGATTTCGTGCGCGCCGAGCAAATGAACCTGGTGCCGGCCGCTTAG
- the argE gene encoding acetylornithine deacetylase has protein sequence MSYDRIASILSTLVAFDTTSRNSNLAIIDWIERFLAPHGFSFERIYDETGLKANLWASIGPQDEPGFVLSGHTDVVPVDGQNWSSDPFTVTERDGRLYGRGTCDMKGFLAVCLANAERMAQAPLARPIHFAFSYDEEVGCVGARGLVSWLRDQPVRPQACFVGEPSGMQVVLGHKAKRSLVATIRGLTRHSSLAPQGVNAVEFGALLVAEIRRIAEELQESGARDALYDVAHTTAHVGIMQGGTALNIVPDRCEIRFEFRAVGQDDPDTLVQQVKDYASRVLEPRMQAVDPASGIDIDVFAGFPGLDTEPEADVATLAKRLAGRNDHAKVAYGTEAGLFQAIAEVPTVIVGPGAIAQAHQADEWVAIDDLMKCDAFIQALVEHATRA, from the coding sequence ATGTCCTATGACAGGATCGCATCGATTCTGTCGACGCTGGTGGCGTTCGACACGACGAGTCGCAATTCCAATCTCGCGATCATCGACTGGATCGAGCGCTTCCTTGCCCCGCACGGTTTCAGCTTCGAGCGGATCTACGATGAAACCGGGCTCAAAGCCAATCTGTGGGCCAGTATCGGCCCGCAGGACGAGCCCGGCTTCGTCCTCTCCGGCCATACCGATGTCGTTCCCGTAGACGGGCAGAACTGGTCGAGCGACCCGTTCACCGTGACCGAGCGGGACGGGCGGCTCTACGGGCGTGGGACCTGCGACATGAAGGGCTTTCTCGCGGTCTGTCTGGCCAATGCCGAGCGCATGGCGCAGGCGCCGCTCGCCCGCCCGATCCACTTTGCCTTCAGCTATGACGAGGAGGTGGGCTGCGTCGGTGCGCGCGGCCTCGTCTCATGGCTGCGTGACCAGCCGGTCCGGCCACAGGCCTGTTTCGTGGGGGAGCCGTCCGGCATGCAGGTGGTGCTGGGCCACAAGGCCAAGCGCAGCCTGGTCGCCACGATACGTGGCCTCACGCGCCATTCCTCGCTTGCGCCGCAGGGGGTGAACGCGGTGGAGTTCGGTGCGCTGCTGGTGGCCGAGATCCGCCGGATCGCGGAGGAGCTGCAGGAATCGGGGGCGCGCGATGCACTCTACGATGTTGCGCATACAACGGCGCATGTGGGCATCATGCAGGGCGGCACGGCGCTCAATATCGTGCCTGATCGCTGCGAAATCCGCTTCGAGTTCCGGGCTGTCGGCCAGGATGATCCCGACACGCTCGTGCAGCAGGTCAAGGATTATGCCAGCCGGGTGCTGGAGCCGCGCATGCAGGCGGTCGATCCGGCGAGCGGCATCGATATCGACGTCTTCGCCGGTTTTCCCGGTCTCGATACCGAGCCCGAGGCCGATGTCGCGACGCTCGCCAAGCGGCTTGCCGGGCGCAACGACCACGCCAAGGTCGCCTACGGCACCGAAGCCGGTTTGTTCCAGGCCATCGCAGAGGTGCCCACGGTCATCGTCGGTCCCGGCGCCATCGCCCAGGCGCATCAGGCCGATGAATGGGTGGCGATCGACGATTTGATGAAATGCGATGCCTTCATTCAGGCGCTGGTCGAGCACGCCACACGCGCTTAA
- a CDS encoding Lrp/AsnC ligand binding domain-containing protein, translating to MQTFFVEIKCKLGKTYDVAMELADREIASEIYSTAGDYDILAKFHIDRDVDIGHFVAEKVQTIPEIDDTKTIITFKAF from the coding sequence GTGCAGACCTTCTTCGTCGAGATCAAATGCAAGCTGGGCAAGACCTACGACGTGGCGATGGAACTCGCCGATCGTGAAATCGCCTCGGAAATCTACTCCACCGCCGGTGATTACGACATCCTGGCCAAGTTCCACATCGACCGCGACGTGGATATCGGCCATTTCGTCGCCGAGAAGGTTCAGACGATCCCCGAGATCGACGACACCAAGACCATCATCACCTTCAAGGCGTTCTGA
- a CDS encoding alpha/beta hydrolase, whose product MSVIDYEAEYNNRARVPDHPAHIAGWIADAADYREHTPPTPIPFGPGERAVLDLFTPADPRGAATLVFIHGGYWQAMERSYFSHMAKGANAHGISVAVPGYDLCPDNSITGIIDQMREACRVLLKLGRPLVIAGHSAGGHLAACMLATDWRAQDPDLAQDSVRAAYAISGLFDLEPLISTSINKALGLDAESARAVSPLHNPPPHPGAILDAVVGGAESAEYHRQSERIAASWGEAGVATRYARIDACHHFDVIAGLADPDSAMTRRVVALAGG is encoded by the coding sequence ATGAGCGTGATCGATTATGAAGCCGAATACAACAACCGCGCCCGTGTTCCCGATCATCCTGCGCATATCGCAGGCTGGATCGCCGATGCGGCGGATTATCGCGAGCATACGCCGCCGACGCCCATCCCCTTCGGCCCCGGCGAGCGCGCGGTGCTCGACCTGTTCACGCCCGCCGATCCGCGCGGCGCGGCGACGCTCGTCTTCATCCATGGCGGCTACTGGCAGGCGATGGAACGCAGCTATTTCAGCCATATGGCGAAAGGCGCGAACGCGCATGGCATCTCGGTGGCGGTGCCCGGCTATGATCTGTGCCCCGACAACAGCATTACCGGAATCATCGACCAGATGCGCGAGGCCTGCCGGGTGCTCCTGAAGCTCGGTCGCCCCCTCGTCATTGCCGGCCATTCTGCCGGGGGGCACCTCGCCGCCTGCATGCTCGCGACGGATTGGCGCGCGCAGGACCCGGATCTGGCGCAGGACAGCGTGCGCGCCGCTTACGCGATATCGGGTCTGTTCGATCTGGAGCCCCTCATCTCCACCTCGATCAACAAGGCGCTCGGCCTCGATGCCGAATCCGCGCGTGCGGTGAGCCCGTTGCACAATCCGCCGCCGCACCCCGGCGCCATCCTCGATGCCGTCGTCGGCGGCGCGGAGAGTGCGGAATATCATCGCCAGAGCGAGCGCATCGCCGCGAGCTGGGGCGAAGCCGGCGTCGCGACACGCTACGCACGCATCGACGCATGCCATCATTTCGATGTGATCGCCGGGCTGGCCGATCCTGATTCGGCGATGACGCGCCGGGTGGTCGCGCTGGCCGGCGGATGA
- a CDS encoding asparaginase translates to MMTDPVLIEVTRNGQVESRHCGMVAISDANGGLVAGIGDFARPVFPRSAVKALQALPLVASGLAEKLGLGAPEIALACASHSGEPAHVTTAQGMLARVGRDENCLECGAHWPMNQDAMRAMARRGETPHAGHNNCSGKHAGFVCLACAAGHDPAGYIDPDHPVQQQVRAALVRMTDTPHEPVNRGIDGCSIPTYAVPLESLARAFARFGSGERMPADYAQAARVIRNAVAQAPFMVAGTGRFDTRVMERFCDRVFMKTGAEGVYCATIPERGLGIAVKCADGTTRASEAIMARILSALLARDDDERAFLDDLAHAPLTNWNTITVGALRPADALNDALARIS, encoded by the coding sequence ATGATGACGGATCCGGTTCTGATCGAAGTAACCCGTAACGGCCAAGTGGAATCACGCCATTGCGGCATGGTGGCGATCAGTGACGCCAATGGCGGTCTCGTCGCCGGTATCGGCGACTTCGCGCGACCGGTCTTTCCGCGTTCCGCCGTCAAGGCGCTGCAGGCGCTGCCGCTGGTCGCGTCCGGCCTGGCCGAGAAGCTCGGCCTCGGGGCGCCGGAAATCGCACTCGCCTGTGCCTCGCATTCCGGCGAACCGGCGCATGTAACGACGGCGCAGGGCATGCTCGCGCGGGTGGGGCGCGACGAGAATTGCCTCGAATGCGGCGCGCATTGGCCGATGAACCAGGACGCGATGCGCGCGATGGCGCGGCGCGGTGAAACCCCGCATGCAGGCCATAACAACTGCTCGGGCAAGCATGCGGGCTTCGTCTGCCTCGCCTGTGCTGCAGGGCACGATCCCGCCGGCTATATCGACCCCGATCATCCGGTCCAGCAGCAGGTGCGCGCCGCGCTCGTGCGCATGACCGACACGCCGCATGAGCCGGTCAATCGCGGTATCGACGGCTGCTCGATCCCGACCTATGCCGTCCCGCTCGAATCCCTCGCCCGCGCTTTCGCACGCTTCGGCAGCGGGGAGCGGATGCCCGCCGATTACGCGCAGGCAGCGCGTGTGATCCGCAATGCGGTGGCGCAGGCGCCGTTCATGGTGGCAGGGACCGGGCGTTTCGATACGCGCGTGATGGAAAGATTCTGTGATCGCGTCTTCATGAAAACCGGCGCCGAGGGGGTCTATTGCGCGACGATACCGGAGCGCGGTCTCGGCATCGCCGTCAAATGCGCCGACGGCACGACGCGCGCTTCGGAGGCGATCATGGCGCGCATCCTTTCGGCGCTGCTGGCCCGGGACGACGATGAGCGCGCCTTCCTCGATGATCTGGCGCACGCGCCCCTGACGAACTGGAACACGATCACCGTCGGGGCGCTGCGCCCGGCGGATGCGCTGAATGACGCGCTTGCGCGTATCTCATGA